The Candidatus Coatesbacteria bacterium sequence GTCGACCGGGTGGCCAAGCTGGTGCCCTACGGCCCCGGGGTGACCCTCGAGGGGGCCCTGCAGACCACGCCGGAGCTCAAGAAAGCCCGCGACGAGGACCCGCTGATCGCCGACGTGCTGGAGTACGGGCTCAAGCTCGAGGGGCTGGTGCGCCACGCCGGCACCCACGCCGCCGGGGTGGTCATCAGCGACCGCCCCCTCTACGAGGTCGTCCCCCTCTACCTCGACAACACCACCCAGTACGACGGCAAGGCCGTCGAGGACGTCGGCCTGCTCAAGGTCGATTTCCTGGGGCTGAAGAACCTCTCGGTCATCCGCGACTGCTGCGCGATGATCCGCGAGCGCCACAGCGTGGAGATCGCCCCCGACGACATCCCGATGGGCGACCCCAAGGTCTATGAGCTGCTCAAGGCCTGCGATACCGCCGGAATCTTCCAGCTCGAGTCCGATATCGCCCGCGACGTCCTGCGCCGGGTGGCCCCGAACAACTTCCGCGAGCTGATCCCCGTGCTGTCACTGTTCCGGCCGGGACCCCTGGGCTCCAAGATGACCGAGAACTACATCAGGGGCAAACACGGCGAGATCGAGATCAGCTACCCCCACGAATCCCTGGAAGACGTCCTGGCCGAGAGCTTCGGCGTAATGGTCTACCAGGAGCAGGTCATGCAGGTGGCCAGCCGCCTGGCCGGTTTCAGCTACGGCCGAGCCGACCTGCTGCGCCGGGCGATGGCCAAGAAGACCGGCATGCTCGATACCTACCGCAGCGAGTTCGTCAAGGGCGCCGAGGAGCGGGGCATCGACGGCCGCCTGGCCGACGGCATCTTCGAGCAGATCGTACCCTTCGCCAGCTACGGTTTCAACAAGAGCCACTCGGCGGCCTACGCCGTGGTCACCTACCGCACCGCCTGGCTCAAGGCCAACTATCGCCCCGAGTTCACCGCCGCCCTGTTGTCCCACGAGCTGGACAACGAGGACAAGATCGCCGCCTACATCGCCGAGGCCCGCCGCCGGGACCTCGAGGTGCGCCCGCCATCGGTAAATATCGGTCGCCAGGGCTTCCACGTCCGCGACGAGGAGGGCAAACCCGTCATCCAATACGGCCTGGGCGCCGTCAAGAACGTCGGCCTGGGCCTGGTCGATAAACTGATCGAAGAGCGCCGACAGAACGGACCCTTTACCTCGCTGATCGACATGGCCCTGCGCCTGGGCACCCAAATGCTCAACCGGCGGGTGCTGGAAGCCCTCGTCGCCTCGGGCGCCGCCGACGAATTCCCCGGCAGCCGGGCCCAAAAGTACGCCGCCGTCGAAACCATCCTCGACCGCGCCGCCAGCGAACTGCGCGACCGCGAGGTCGGCCAGGAGAACCTCTTCGGTCTGGGCATGGCCGACCCCGGCGTCGCCGAGGAGGGCGGCGACCCCCTCGACCCCGCTGTCAAGCCCTGGGACGAGCACGAGCGCATGAGCCGGGAGAAAGAGGTCCTCGGCCTCTACCTGACCGGTCACCCGCTGACTTCCCACACCGCCGTCATCCGCAGCTTCGCCAGCCACAGCATCGCCAACCTGCAACGCCTGCGCGGCGGCGAGAAGGTCCGCGTCGCCGGCGTCTTCACCCATATCAGCCGCAAGCTGGACCGCAACGGCCGACGTATCGCCTTCGGCAACCTCGAAGACGAAAACGCCGGTATCGAAATCGCCGTCTTCGCCGAAACCTACCAGCGCCACGGCGCTCTGGTGCGCAAGGATCAACCCGTCCTCGTCGTCGGCCAGGCTCAGACCAGCCGCGACGAAATCAACGTCCGCGCCGACGCCGTCTACGACCTCGCCGACGTCCCCCGACTGCTGGGACGCCAGCTCCACCTCCAGCTCCAAGCCTCCCTCGTCGACGAAGAAGTCCTCGAACCCATCCGCCGCCTGCTCACCGCCGGCGATGGTGAACTCAACGTCTTCTTCCACCTCGGTCTGCGCGGCGGCGAGGCCCTCCTCGGCGCCGGACCCGACTACCGCGTCGCCGCCGATCCCCAACTGCAACAACAGCTCGAAGAACTCCTCGGCGAGGGCAAGGTCTACTTCACCCCCGGACGCGACGACCTCCACTAATACCCGACCCGACTCCACCGTAAACCCGCCGGACGCAGACGAGGCGGTGGCGCGTTTGTTGCCGTCCGGCGCAGCCGGACGAACGCAAGAAACGTGCCACCGCCGTCGGTGAGAGGGGTAGACGGATAATGCAGGGAGCGGAGGCAGCCGCCGCCGCAGGCTGAACCGCGTTGGCGGCCCCGAGGGCCAAGCTCCGCGGTTTACCAGCGCTTGGGCTGCCGCTCGTAGCGGATCAACCAGTCGACCCAGCCGCCGACGGGACGACCGTTGCGCGTGGCGGGCCGCCAGCGGCTCTGCCGCGCGTACTGCAGGGCGTCGGCGTCAGCGTGGGGATTGCCCGAGCTTTCCTTAATCCGCACGCTCAGCGGTAGACCGGCGTCGTCGATGTAGAGGCGCAACAGCACAGTTCCCTCCCAGTCATCACCCAAGAGCTCGGGGCGCGGTTGCAGCGGAGCGGTCCGGACCAACCGCGGTTGATCCACGCCCTCCGCCCCGGCGCCGCCGCCCAGACCGCTGAAGGGCCCGCCGCCGCCCAGGGTGACGAAGGCGGGCGCTTCGCCGTCGACACTGCTCTCGGTGTGTCGAGCCTGTGAAGCACCGTCGACGTCCGCTGCGACGACGGAAACAGCGGGGGA is a genomic window containing:
- a CDS encoding TonB family protein, translating into MSSRFRQALLASLLVHLALICLVGDRSPVAEPDPRPEAVLLELRPSTSRAPGSGGFSVVEPVAGSPAVSVVAADVDGASQARHTESSVDGEAPAFVTLGGGGPFSGLGGGAGAEGVDQPRLVRTAPLQPRPELLGDDWEGTVLLRLYIDDAGLPLSVRIKESSGNPHADADALQYARQSRWRPATRNGRPVGGWVDWLIRYERQPKRW
- the dnaE gene encoding DNA polymerase III subunit alpha codes for the protein MTQPAFVHLHNHSEYSILDGMCRVRDMVDRAVEYDMLALALTDHGNMFGAVPFYKACLKRGIKPIIGCELYLTPGSRHDKDAAQRTRYHLVLLARDATGYSNLTRLVTLAHTEGFYYKPRVDKELLDKHSAGLIATSACLSGEVSRRLLGDDYDGAREAAAFYRDVYGPENFYLELMDHGIEEQQRVNRGLVSLARELDLGLVATNDCHFLSHADHRAHDVLLCIQTGKTLSDTDRMRFESDQVYFKSPAEMAELFGELPEALENTVEIARRCHLDLELNPPGGRLPSYPVPEDETEESFLRRMSLEGLERLGLAERAEYRKRLDEELGIIEQMKFPGYFLIVWDIVRQARELGVEVGPGRGSAAGSLVSYSLGITAVDPLEYNLLFERFLNPERVSMPDIDLDFADDQRDRVIDYVKEKYGEGNVAQLITYSRLGARAVIRDVGRVLGVPLETVDRVAKLVPYGPGVTLEGALQTTPELKKARDEDPLIADVLEYGLKLEGLVRHAGTHAAGVVISDRPLYEVVPLYLDNTTQYDGKAVEDVGLLKVDFLGLKNLSVIRDCCAMIRERHSVEIAPDDIPMGDPKVYELLKACDTAGIFQLESDIARDVLRRVAPNNFRELIPVLSLFRPGPLGSKMTENYIRGKHGEIEISYPHESLEDVLAESFGVMVYQEQVMQVASRLAGFSYGRADLLRRAMAKKTGMLDTYRSEFVKGAEERGIDGRLADGIFEQIVPFASYGFNKSHSAAYAVVTYRTAWLKANYRPEFTAALLSHELDNEDKIAAYIAEARRRDLEVRPPSVNIGRQGFHVRDEEGKPVIQYGLGAVKNVGLGLVDKLIEERRQNGPFTSLIDMALRLGTQMLNRRVLEALVASGAADEFPGSRAQKYAAVETILDRAASELRDREVGQENLFGLGMADPGVAEEGGDPLDPAVKPWDEHERMSREKEVLGLYLTGHPLTSHTAVIRSFASHSIANLQRLRGGEKVRVAGVFTHISRKLDRNGRRIAFGNLEDENAGIEIAVFAETYQRHGALVRKDQPVLVVGQAQTSRDEINVRADAVYDLADVPRLLGRQLHLQLQASLVDEEVLEPIRRLLTAGDGELNVFFHLGLRGGEALLGAGPDYRVAADPQLQQQLEELLGEGKVYFTPGRDDLH